CTCAGATATGAGTAGTCTGGCTTGTCATCGAAACGCAGCGAGCGACACAGATTCAGATAAGTGGAGAACTCAGctgggaaacacaaagaggattTGAAGCAGGTGAGGTGTTGAGCCTTCTGAGAAAAAATGTGACAGGTGGTGACTGATAataatttctgtttctcttcactCACAGGGGTATCCTTTGCAGAGCACCTCAATGGGTGTAGACATTTTCTTCTCACTGATGCGTTCATACTTCTGCCTCTTGGTGGCAGCCTTGAGCCCCTGCCAGGGCAGAGAGCCCAGGTTGAAGTACATGAGAACGTAGCCCAGAGACTCCAGGTCGTCTCGCCTCGACTGCTCTGTAGAGGAAAAGTAGGGATTGGAGaaggtgaagagaggagagcgTGAAATGGCAAAAAGGTTTGAGgcggaggagagaaaagggaaaggaggagacaaggaaaaagaaaggatagaaaggaaaggaaaggaaaggaaaggaaaggaaaggaaaggaaaggaaaggaaaggaaaggaaaggaaaggaaaggaaaggaggctACCATGAGAATCAGTTCTGAGAATCCAGTCCTGATCAATAAGCATGCATATTGCAACAAGTTCTACTGACACCCTGCTGCAAGCACGAACACATAAACCATGGCGGGGttagcagaacacacacattcacacctacacaGATATCTAGGAcaacctctctgtgtgtgtatactgtctTACCGATGCCCAGATGGGTGTTGATGGAGGCGTAGCGGGCGGTACCGGTGAGGTTCTTGTTCTCACGGTAGGGGATGTGCTGGTGCGTTCGGGCATCCCGGTATTTCTTGGCCAGGCCAAAGTCGATGATGTAGACCAGGTTGCCCTTCTTGCCGAGCCCCATCAGGAAGTTGTCAGGCTTCACGTCTCTGTGGATGAAGTTCTTAGAGTGGATGTATTCGATCCTGCTGATCTGGAATGGAGAGACGGGGAGCTGGATTTAGTCGAGATTAAAGGAGAGCATTAGTCTTTCATGTTGTCATAAAAATATACCATGAGTTTCTAGGTTTAGACTTTACAGGAATCCCCCAGGTTGTTTCATGTCAACATGCTGACAGTCAGAGACTTGAACCTGGCTTGAGCCGCGAAATTAATCACgatgaacatttttttcatttaatttatttaaaaggacAACGCATcattaatcaacatttctgtaaatgtacCAGTGTTAGCCAGCTGGCTAATTTTCAACTGCAGTCCATTGCCGAGATGTTTTGAAACCGATGAGGTTTTTTGGCCTTACAGCAATTTAGCGCAGCGCTTTCAGAAAGTTGGAGGACTCACAACAGAAATGGTCAataatgaagcagcagagggtGAAATGTACTGACGCTTAGTATTGAGTATGTTAACccaaaacactggatcctacaatTCCAATAATGCAATTCAATAGGGTCTTTTGTTAGACCGTCCTTATCTGGTAAATGCCCACTTTAAGATACTGACAACATCATCTGGGTTATTGTCTCAAATCTCAGAGAACGTTACACAACTGTGTTCACAGGCTGAGATGAGAAAACTGATCTCATGAAAAAACAGTGCTCCTTTCATACTTTGTCACAGTTAtataataacattagcatgtaacgaCGCATGATGCCAACAGGATCTAACAAAAGAAGATGCTCTGACATCCAAGAACTGAGCGTGAGCTACCAAAATGCCTCTATTAATGAGTGATACTGATACAAAACTGATGCCAGAACATGAAAAACTACATGTATGGTCAATATAAAAAAGGATCATATAGATCTGTATGTATTTGGGTGTATCTTGCGATTTAAAATATAGTCTTAAAGCAGGCAACTATAATATCTCAAATGTCGCAGTGTCCTTGAATGCATTCCCAAAACAGTCCATGCTCACAACTGCATAACCAAACTACAGTTACAAAATTTAAAAGAAAGGAGCATGGAGTTACCTTTCTGGCATGCAAGTTTCACATCCGCAGGCTGATTTTCACAGCGTATTACAAGAAGTGGTGGTCAACAGCTGCCTACAAAGTCTGAAATTAATCTCATCTAATGCATTTGTGAGGTATGGTccaaatcatttatttgttgtggGGTTTCTGTATTGCTCCAGCTGCTGGtcaaatgcatttaaaaaacacccAGTGGGAGTCTGACCATTTGGCAAACAGTTATTCCTCCTTACAAAATGAATTCCCTTTAATGGCCTTGATTGGTAGAGCTGCAATGCTGGGAGTCTTTATATTCCCACAGTTATAGAGTGTTTGCTCTAAAAACGAAAGTGAGTTTTAAAAGCCACAAGTCTCATTGCCTACTGAAATAATAGTTGAGTCATTGGTATTGATCAATAATCCTGTCAGCTTGTCTGCAGATATATAGAGGTCATTTTATGTTATGGGACAGTTAAAATCTTAGTTATTACCTCTTTAGTGGAGAAGGGAGGTgaggggagaagaagagaggagcaaTGTTACAACGACAGCAGCGAGAGCGATTAGCAAAGAGGTCAGAGTGGCCGAGAGAAAATGGGACGAAAAGAACAAATGTGACTGGAGAATGACATATGAAGGATTAAAGAGGCTCATACGAGACACCGCAGGCTGACCCCCCTGCGACAAGGATTAGGCCGCCGCGCGGAGCTTCCACATCCTAGATTGGAATTGACTTTTATGGAGGAGCTGAATGGTCAAAGATAGTGAGGGGATAAGCTTTGTCTGGAGCCAGGAAACAAGCTTCAGAGCTTTAGATGAGAATTATTCTCAGATTTCAAATGATCCATTTAGTTCCAGTCTAAAAATAGCCGCATCCATTTATTGAAATCTGTGTAACTTCCCAGGCTGAGGTTGACTTCAGAGCGTTATGTGCAAGCAAAGGTGAAAGTTTAGCTCACTGTAGTCTATAAAATACGATTTAAGGGTTATCTATTGTTTCTCAGTCTTGAGTGCCCTCTTTTTGAAGACTCAATGACCCGGGATAGTGTTCTTCAACGACCTCCTAAAGTAATTACTTACCTCAGAGGGACTGTGTGGGATTTATtggctctgaaaaaaaaaaaccctctgatGAACTATTATGTTTTACAGCGTTGACAGgagtctgtcggtctgtctcaCCATCTGGTCAGCTAGCAGCAGGACTGTTTTCAGGCTGAACTTGCGGGAGCAGAAGTTGAACAGGTCCTCCAGACTGGGGCCCAGCAGCTCCATCACCATAACGTTGTAGTCGCCTTCTGCCCCGCACCACTTAATAGACGGGATTCCCACTGtcgggaggagaggaggggggaatcACAGGGTTAGGAAACACAGTAGTGCACAGGGTTATTGTATATACAGGTTAGAAcccacaaacattttttcactACTGTATTtgatttcactttcagtttgcATTTGTACCACCGCCACAACTTGAAAGAGAGCAAAAACccaggctggaatcaaacccaGGTCGCTGTGGTAAGGACTTTACCCCTTTAGCCATTTTGTAGAGTTAATGTTGTTATAAAAATAGACCTGCTACACACTGCACATTACATTGCTTTATATTGCTTATATACCCATATAATAATGCTATATTActactatgtttttattttattaagtttttgtttatctgtttcaTCATAGTTTGTTAATACTGTAAAGATACTGCACACATGTATAACACTATAAACTGTTCTTAAATATGTTATTATGTATTTGTAAGTATAGCTATATACCTATACTTATAAATCATATGAAACTGCTGTAATGTGAATTTACCCTGCAGGATCTATAAAGTCTTTAACATGCAAGACTTCACCACCCATCAACACCTCTCAGGATGACCATTAATATCTCTCAACAACCCTAAACTGACTGAAATGCTCTTTGGGTGTCCCTGAATGACCCTGAATGCACCTCAAATGCCCTTGAATGTCCTGCAATGTCTTTCAAAGTCTCCAAATGCACTGCAATGCCCCCTAAACAACTGTCATCATTGTTAATACTCCTCAGCAGCCTTAAATACCCCTTAGTGACCTTTTATCTCTCAGTGCTCCCTAGTAAAGCTTTCAAAAACTCAGAAACTCCTCTGCGCGCATCTTACCTCCACCCTGCATCATCTTGTAAAATTTGCTCTCGATGTGGAGCTGTGGATGTTTGGTTTTCACACATTCCAGTTTGATGGCTACTTCCTCTCCTGTAGCAATGTTAGAACCTGATGGGAGAAACAGTTACAATATATCGCTGATTTCCAACACATAAAGGGTCAGgagattaattaatgaattaataaaatagCACAGTTCACAAACACTGGAATATGTGTAATATCCGCTTCCTGCAATTTAAGTAGATAAGGA
The nucleotide sequence above comes from Larimichthys crocea isolate SSNF chromosome XVI, L_crocea_2.0, whole genome shotgun sequence. Encoded proteins:
- the csnk1e gene encoding casein kinase I translates to MELRVGNKYRLGRKIGSGSFGDIYLGSNIATGEEVAIKLECVKTKHPQLHIESKFYKMMQGGVGIPSIKWCGAEGDYNVMVMELLGPSLEDLFNFCSRKFSLKTVLLLADQMISRIEYIHSKNFIHRDVKPDNFLMGLGKKGNLVYIIDFGLAKKYRDARTHQHIPYRENKNLTGTARYASINTHLGIEQSRRDDLESLGYVLMYFNLGSLPWQGLKAATKRQKYERISEKKMSTPIEVLCKGYPSEFSTYLNLCRSLRFDDKPDYSYLRQLFRNLFHRQGFSYDYVFDWNMLKFGASRTAEDGERERREGKEGEERAGGGQRGAGGRALPPGPNPSAANRVRNEADAAPSNPATRGVQQSGNRSPQAGRAERAERERKVAMRLHRGAPANVSSSDLTARLDQSRITASQVSVPFEHLAK